A stretch of the Papaver somniferum cultivar HN1 chromosome 6, ASM357369v1, whole genome shotgun sequence genome encodes the following:
- the LOC113289800 gene encoding B3 domain-containing transcription factor VRN1-like, whose amino-acid sequence MNPSYGNRSSSKNSTGSTSGQRNTSTQTKNNDGGSNSSGTSYHPGTHDDTVYMGGPGFCQIVHNHLVQNEQIRIPQRFIREYGDDLSNHAVLTVSGGKEWFVEMKRDSNSDDGGVYLKNGLKEFYKSYSITPGTFLVFKYEGNSHFEVVIFQMSGTEIDYSSFNNNNHMEETSSQTDTIDDKDDYYVEASDDNDDNDESGDDSDDEECEQIRVGLTREKNRSITARGLETHDRAIGIKRGFKSSKQYPFFAIGLQPSYVNHKYLPIPSDFEGKEELGKLETISLNVVEDYGRSWIVHIFTNGRDLQGIRFCKGVSRFLRDNNLKEGDVCVFEMVTKKKSSSIEYARVHIFRS is encoded by the exons ATGAATCCATCATATGGAAACAGATCTTCATCTAAAAATAGTACAGGCAGTACTAGTGGTCAAAGAAACACCTCGACTCAAACCAAGAACAACGATGGTGGAAGCAACTCTTCTGGTACCTCTTATCATCCAGGTACCCACGATGATACCGTTTACATGGGAGGACCTGGTTTCTGTCAGATCGTCCACAACCACCTTGTTCAAAATGAACAGATT AGGATCCCACAAAGGTTTATAAGGGAGTATGGAGATGATTTGTCTAATCATGCGGTTCTTACTGTTTCCGGTGGAAAAGAGTGGTTTGTTGAAATGAAAAGAGACTCAAACTCTGATGATGGTGGTGTTTATTTGAAGAATGGTTTAAAAGAATTCTACAAAAGTTACTCAATAACCCCAGGGACTTTTTTGGTGTTTAAATATGAAGGAAATTCTCATTTTGAAGTTGTTATATTTCAAATGAGTGGTACTGAGATCGACTACTCttccttcaacaacaacaaccacatGGAAGAAACCTCGAGCCAGACCGACACCATCGATGACAAAGATGATTATTACGTCGAAGCTTCAG ATGACAATGACGATAATGATGAATCTGGGGATGATAGCGATGATGAAGAATGTGAACAAATCAGAGTTGGTTTAACGAGGGAGAAGAATAGAAGTATCACTGCTAGAGGTCTGGAAACACATGATAGAGCAATTGGTATAAAGAGGGGTTTTAAGTCATCAAAGCAGTACCCATTCTTCGCAATTGGTTTACAACCATCCTATGTTAATCACAAATATTTG CCCATACCATCAGATTTTGAAGGGAAGGAGGAGTTGGGGAAACTAGAGACCATAAGTCTGAATGTTGTGGAAGATTATGGACGCTCATGGATTGTCCACATATTTACTAATGGTCGAGATCTGCAGGGAATTAGATTTTGCAAAGGTGTTTCTAGATTTCTCAGAGACAACAATTTGAAAGAAGGGGATGTTTGTGTATTCGAAATGGTGACGAAAAAGAAGTCCTCGTCTATTGAATATGCAAGAGTTCATATTTTCCGAAGCTAA
- the LOC113289799 gene encoding DEAD-box ATP-dependent RNA helicase 10-like — MAPEGEDEEMKTFKDLGLCEQLAEACDTLGWKNPSKIQAEAIPHALEGKDLIGLAQTGSGKTGAFALPILNALIEAPQAFFACVLSPTRELAIQIAEQFEALGSGVGVKCAVLVGGVDIMQQSINLAKRPHIIVGTPGRLVDHLSNTKGFSLRTLKYLVLDEADRLLNEDFEKTIDDILKAIPRERRTYLFSATMTKKVKKLQRACLRNPVKIEAASKYSTVDTLKQQYRFVPAKYKDCYLVFILSEMSGSTSMVFTRTCEATRLLALLLRNLGLRAIPISGQMSQAKRLGALNKFKAGECNILLCTDVASRGLDIPSVDMVINYDIPTNSKDYIHRVGRTARAGRSGVAISLVNQYELEWYIQIEKLIGKKLPEFPAQEEEVLLLLERVTEARRISITKLKESGGRHKRRGAEDDGEEIDKYVSNKKGGGVRGGGRGRGGRGGGEGRSKKARHE, encoded by the exons ATGGCACCagaaggagaagatgaagaaatgaaAACGTTTAAGGATTTAGGTTTATGTGAACAACTAGCTGAAGCCTGTGACACTCTAGGTTGGAAAAACCCGTCCAAAATCCAAGCTGAAGCTATCCCTCATGCTCTTGAAG GGAAGGATTTGATTGGGCTTGCGCAAACTGGTTCTGGAAAAACTGGAGCGTTTGCACTTCCTATTCTAAATGCCCTAATAGAGGCTCCTCAAGCATTCTTTGCTTGTGTGCTGTCGCCAACACG TGAGCTAGCAATTCAGATTGCTGAACAGTTTGAAGCTTTGGGATCTGGTGTAGGCGTCAAGTGTGCAGTG CTTGTTGGAGGGGTCGACATCATGCAACAGTCGATTAACCTTGCAAAGAGGCCACACATAATT GTGGGAACGCCTGGGCGTCTTGTAGATCATCTGTCAAATACAAAGGGTTTTAGTCTCCGCACTTTAAAATACTTG GTCCTGGATGAGGCGGATAGGTTGCTGAATGAGGACTTTGAGAAAACAATCGACGATATTTTGAAGGCTATTCCTCGGGAGCGTAGAACATATTTATTTTCTGCTACTATGACCAAAAAG GTAAAAAAGCTCCAACGTGCATGTCTGAGGAATCCCGTGAAG ATTGAAGCAGCATCTAAATATTCGACTGTTGATACGCTAAAGCAACAATATCGTTTTGTTCCTGCGAAGTACAAG GATTGCTACCTTGTATTTATTCTGAGCGAGATGTCTGGAAGCACGTCAATGGTTTTTACTCGCACATGTGAGGCAACTCGTCTTCTAGCTTTGCTTCTGCGAAATCTTGGTTTAAGGGCCATCCCTATTAGTGGTCAAATGAGTCAG GCCAAGAGACTTGGAGCCTTGAACAAGTTTAAGGCAGGAGAATGTAATATTCTTTTGTGTACTGATGTTGCAAGTCGAGGTCTTGACATTCCTTCTGTGGACATGGTTATAAACTACGATATACCTACCAACtccaag GATTACATCCACCGAGTGGGTAGAACTGCACGTGCTGGAAGATCTGGGGTTGCAATCTCTCTAGTCAATCAATATGAACTGGAGTGGTATATTCAAATTGAGAAGCTCATTG GCAAAAAGCTTCCAGAATTTCCTgctcaagaagaagaagtacTGCTCTTGCTGGAGCGTGTCACAGAAGCCAGAAGAATATCCATCACG AAACTCAAAGAGAGCGGAGGCAGACACAAAAGAAGAGGGGCAGAAGATGACGGTGAGGAAATCGACAAATATGTATCAAACAAGAAGGGCGGAGGAGTACGAGGAGGAGGGCGAGGAAGAGGAGGCCGAGGCGGAGGAGAAGGAAGATCAAAGAAGGCGAGGCACGAATGA